One Kitasatospora sp. MAP12-44 DNA segment encodes these proteins:
- a CDS encoding sigma-70 region 4 domain-containing protein, giving the protein MAVRSTRDEAVLLLRNGVPNAEVARRLGVPIGTVGSWKHDDRAKHSELPGRKLSTCPFCYGDELDQPAYAYLLGLYLGDGHIIQPKQHRTHNLAITCGDKWPGLMDAAELAMRRVLPNNKPCRVRKTGCRDVKVYSTHLTCIFPQHGPGKKHERLIALEPWQQVIVDAHPWELIRGLIHSDGCRIVNWATRTVNGEVRRHEYPRYFFTNTSTDILRIFTDTLNSVGVEWKAARRTNGGVNVSVARKASVALMDEHIGPKY; this is encoded by the coding sequence ATGGCCGTTCGATCAACCCGCGACGAAGCCGTTCTCCTACTGAGGAACGGTGTCCCCAACGCCGAGGTAGCACGCCGACTTGGCGTCCCCATCGGGACTGTTGGCTCCTGGAAGCACGATGACCGTGCAAAGCACAGCGAACTCCCCGGCCGGAAGCTGTCGACCTGCCCATTCTGCTACGGCGACGAGTTGGACCAGCCCGCGTATGCATACCTGCTGGGCCTCTACCTGGGCGACGGCCACATCATCCAACCCAAGCAGCACCGGACCCACAATCTGGCTATCACCTGTGGCGACAAGTGGCCCGGCCTGATGGACGCCGCCGAGCTCGCCATGCGCCGTGTCCTGCCGAACAACAAGCCCTGCCGCGTGCGCAAGACCGGGTGTCGCGACGTCAAGGTCTACTCAACCCACCTGACCTGCATCTTTCCTCAGCACGGCCCCGGCAAGAAGCACGAACGCCTGATAGCCCTGGAACCCTGGCAGCAGGTCATCGTCGACGCTCACCCGTGGGAGCTGATCCGCGGGCTGATCCACTCCGACGGGTGTCGGATCGTCAACTGGGCCACCCGCACCGTCAACGGTGAGGTCCGACGGCATGAGTACCCGCGGTACTTCTTCACCAACACGTCCACCGACATCCTGCGCATCTTCACGGACACCCTCAACTCGGTGGGCGTGGAGTGGAAAGCAGCGCGGCGCACCAACGGCGGGGTCAACGTCTCCGTCGCCCGCAAGGCGTCCGTCGCGCTGATGGACGAGCACATCGGCCCCAAGTACTAA
- a CDS encoding cupin domain-containing protein has translation MTNSFALHIPDVELEPEPLDPSSIVSGDPQVTGKVLWESEDGRQLRGIWQITPGVVTDTEADELFVVISGRATVEIADGPTLNVGPGDLAVLHEGDRTVWTVHETLRKAYVITVSEDG, from the coding sequence ATGACCAACAGTTTCGCTCTGCATATTCCCGACGTCGAGCTGGAGCCCGAGCCGCTGGACCCGTCGAGCATCGTCTCCGGCGACCCCCAGGTCACCGGAAAGGTCCTCTGGGAATCCGAGGACGGTCGGCAGTTGCGCGGAATCTGGCAGATCACCCCGGGCGTGGTGACCGACACCGAAGCCGACGAGCTGTTCGTGGTGATCAGCGGCCGCGCCACCGTCGAGATCGCCGACGGCCCCACGCTGAACGTCGGCCCAGGCGACCTTGCCGTCCTGCACGAAGGCGACCGGACGGTCTGGACCGTGCACGAGACGCTGCGCAAGGCGTACGTCATCACCGTGAGCGAGGACGGCTGA
- a CDS encoding APC family permease → MTAIPVDQYVKRGLAPKRVRLMPLVALIFFSVSGGAYGIESLFSTSGPGMAIVLIIVTPLIYSVPNSLICAELGTAIPVEGGYYHWVKKGLGKFWGFQQGILQWVCSFVDMALYPVLFTSYLQSLASAVAPGKHVLFTVGHLQFDLNWFICLAVIAVFTLVNLLGAGWVGESSVVFALICLTPMVILTVVGVAHLVGHGINPVSSLTSSSDQSTWNAFGSGLFIVMWNYSGWDSVSNVAGEMENPRKHLPKALAMAMVLIMVGYLLPTLASLATGPDGDAGWKKWQAGSFSDVAKQLAGPWLQVTVTVGGMFAAVAMFSALLASNSRLPMVLAQDGYFPKWVAKESRRYRMPIVSIIGSSTIYALFCLSSFTNLVIFDVFLTNIGILLEVAALIALRIKEPELERPYRIPGGWYSIAGIVLCLVSVCGWAGWEQYSQNGTQAVTYCLVIVAGSCLLYLPLEWWRARKARIDPTLDLSPGSPAYTAWLAEATSHAVVART, encoded by the coding sequence TTGACCGCCATACCCGTGGACCAGTACGTGAAGCGCGGCCTCGCCCCCAAGCGGGTGCGCCTGATGCCGCTGGTCGCGTTGATCTTCTTCAGCGTCTCCGGAGGCGCTTACGGTATCGAGTCACTCTTCTCCACCTCCGGGCCCGGTATGGCCATTGTGCTGATCATCGTCACGCCACTGATCTACAGCGTGCCGAATTCACTGATCTGCGCCGAACTCGGCACCGCCATTCCCGTCGAGGGCGGCTACTACCACTGGGTGAAGAAAGGCCTCGGAAAGTTCTGGGGCTTCCAGCAGGGAATCCTGCAATGGGTGTGCAGCTTCGTCGACATGGCGCTCTACCCGGTCCTCTTCACCAGCTACCTGCAGAGCCTGGCGTCCGCCGTGGCACCCGGCAAGCACGTGCTGTTCACCGTCGGACACCTCCAGTTCGACCTGAACTGGTTCATCTGCCTCGCGGTCATCGCCGTCTTCACCCTGGTCAACCTGCTCGGCGCCGGCTGGGTCGGTGAGTCCTCGGTCGTCTTCGCCCTGATCTGCCTGACGCCGATGGTCATCCTCACCGTCGTCGGCGTCGCCCACCTGGTCGGCCACGGCATCAACCCGGTCAGCTCGCTGACCAGTTCGTCCGACCAGTCCACCTGGAACGCCTTCGGCTCCGGCCTGTTCATCGTCATGTGGAACTACTCCGGCTGGGACAGCGTCTCCAACGTCGCCGGAGAGATGGAGAACCCCCGCAAGCACCTGCCCAAGGCGCTCGCCATGGCGATGGTGCTGATCATGGTCGGCTACCTGCTGCCCACCCTCGCCTCGCTGGCCACCGGCCCCGACGGCGACGCCGGCTGGAAGAAGTGGCAGGCCGGCTCGTTCTCGGACGTCGCCAAGCAACTGGCCGGCCCGTGGCTGCAGGTGACCGTCACCGTCGGCGGGATGTTCGCAGCCGTCGCGATGTTCTCGGCGCTGCTCGCCTCCAACTCCCGCCTGCCGATGGTCCTCGCCCAGGACGGCTACTTCCCGAAGTGGGTGGCCAAGGAGTCCCGGCGCTACCGGATGCCGATCGTCTCGATCATCGGCTCCTCGACCATCTACGCGCTGTTCTGCCTCAGCAGCTTCACCAACCTGGTCATCTTCGACGTCTTCCTCACCAACATCGGCATCCTGCTGGAGGTCGCCGCGCTGATCGCGCTGCGGATCAAGGAGCCCGAGCTGGAGCGGCCCTACCGGATCCCCGGCGGCTGGTACAGCATCGCCGGCATCGTGCTCTGCCTGGTCAGCGTCTGCGGCTGGGCAGGCTGGGAGCAGTACTCGCAGAACGGCACGCAGGCGGTCACCTACTGCCTCGTCATCGTCGCCGGGTCCTGCCTGCTCTACCTCCCGCTGGAGTGGTGGCGGGCGCGAAAGGCCCGGATCGACCCGACGCTCGACCTCAGCCCCGGAAGCCCGGCGTATACCGCGTGGCTGGCCGAGGCGACCAGTCACGCGGTGGTCGCGCGCACCTGA
- the pyk gene encoding pyruvate kinase, producing MRRAKIVCTLGPATDSYDQIKALVDAGMDIARFNLSHGSHIEHEERYRRVRKAADETGRSVGILVDLQGPKIRLDKFAEGPVLLERGDEFTITVEDVPGDREICGTTYKGLAADVSRGERILVDDGRVCLEVTHVDGPRVHCIVIEGGLVSDHKGLNLPGVAVSVPALSDKDVADLRWALRIGADLIALSFVRSGKDIEDVHTVMREEERFLPVIAKVEKPQAVENLDSIVDAFDGIMVARGDLGVEMPLEQVPLVQKRAVKLAKRNAKPVIVATQMLDSMINASRPTRAEASDVANAVLDGTDAVMLSGETSVGKYPVETVKTMGRIIEAAEEDVLAAGLPPLTVRSKPRTQGGAVARAAAEIGDFLNAKYLIAFTQSGDTARRLTRYRSPIPVLAFTYEPSVRSQLALTWGVETFLGPFVPTTDEMVAQVDAQLLSLGRCQRGDIVVITAGSPPGLAGSTNLVRVHHVGELDN from the coding sequence ATGCGCCGAGCAAAAATCGTCTGTACTCTCGGGCCAGCCACCGACTCGTACGACCAGATCAAGGCCCTGGTCGACGCCGGCATGGACATCGCCCGCTTCAATCTCAGCCACGGCTCCCACATCGAGCACGAGGAGCGCTACCGCCGCGTCCGCAAGGCCGCGGACGAGACCGGCCGCAGCGTCGGCATCCTGGTCGACCTCCAAGGCCCGAAGATCCGCCTCGACAAATTCGCCGAGGGGCCCGTACTCCTTGAACGCGGCGACGAGTTCACCATCACGGTGGAGGACGTCCCCGGCGACCGGGAGATCTGCGGCACCACCTACAAGGGGCTCGCCGCCGACGTCTCGCGCGGCGAGCGGATCCTCGTCGACGACGGCCGGGTCTGCCTGGAGGTCACCCACGTCGACGGACCCCGGGTGCACTGCATCGTCATCGAAGGCGGCCTGGTCTCCGACCACAAGGGCCTCAACCTGCCCGGAGTCGCCGTCTCGGTGCCCGCGCTCAGCGACAAAGACGTCGCCGACCTGCGCTGGGCCCTGCGGATCGGCGCCGACCTGATCGCCCTCTCCTTCGTCCGCAGCGGCAAGGACATCGAGGACGTGCACACCGTGATGCGCGAGGAGGAGCGCTTCCTCCCCGTCATCGCCAAGGTGGAGAAGCCGCAGGCGGTCGAGAACCTCGACTCGATCGTCGACGCCTTCGACGGCATCATGGTCGCCCGCGGCGACCTCGGTGTCGAGATGCCGCTGGAGCAGGTCCCGCTGGTCCAGAAGCGCGCCGTGAAGCTGGCCAAGCGCAACGCCAAGCCCGTCATCGTCGCCACCCAGATGCTCGACTCGATGATCAACGCCTCGCGGCCCACCCGCGCCGAGGCCTCCGACGTCGCCAACGCCGTACTGGACGGCACCGACGCGGTGATGCTCTCCGGCGAGACCTCGGTCGGCAAGTACCCCGTCGAGACGGTCAAGACCATGGGCCGGATCATCGAGGCCGCCGAGGAGGACGTCCTGGCGGCCGGCCTGCCGCCGCTCACCGTCCGCAGCAAGCCCCGCACCCAGGGCGGCGCGGTCGCCCGCGCGGCGGCCGAGATCGGCGACTTCCTCAACGCCAAGTACCTGATCGCCTTCACCCAGAGCGGCGACACCGCCCGCCGCCTCACCCGCTACCGCTCGCCGATCCCGGTCCTCGCCTTCACCTACGAGCCGTCGGTGCGCAGCCAGTTGGCACTCACCTGGGGCGTGGAGACCTTCCTCGGCCCGTTCGTGCCCACCACCGACGAGATGGTCGCCCAGGTGGACGCCCAACTGCTCAGCCTGGGCCGCTGCCAGCGCGGCGACATCGTCGTCATCACCGCCGGCTCCCCGCCCGGACTCGCCGGCTCCACCAACCTGGTGCGCGTGCACCACGTCGGCGAACTGGACAACTGA
- a CDS encoding VWA domain-containing protein: MRGAAGHGGPWRRGLIGALAVLLAAVAGCSSTGPKPSPGPSGGASNGGSNGVSTAPPASGAPVTLRVLAGSELQDMAPILDDARKATGVSVQFTYTGTLDGADTVTSGKADGAYDALWFPSNRYLRLDPAGAGKLLSETPVMVSPVAIGVRSSQLAALGWDPAKVTWSQIGQAVAAQKLTFGMSDPSRSNSGLSALVGVASAFSGAQSALTQDDVAKASPALRQFFTGQKLTSSSSGFLAQAYQRSAQGGSGVQVGALVNYESVLLSLNRTLPAAAQLTVIRPLDGVVSADYPLTLLSSAKGPAQDGFQRLAAYLLRPEVQRKISDVTARRPVVAGVPLGAGLPSDVRPELPFPGSRVVADALLSAYQNQLRRPSRTVYVLDTSGSMAGQRLSSLQAALIRLTGSDDSGSVVRFRDREEVTLISFADSVKWEHTHAVPDQAPDAALAAIRSDVQSLSAGGGTAIYSTLEEAYKVVAQQQAAAQDDRFTSIVLMTDGESNEGASAADFAAFYKALPASGQAVPVFPILFGEGAKQQLQGIADTTGGQLFDGATGDLSSVFEEIRGYQ; encoded by the coding sequence ATGCGGGGAGCGGCAGGGCACGGCGGGCCGTGGCGGCGGGGGCTGATCGGCGCGCTGGCGGTGCTGCTGGCCGCGGTGGCGGGGTGTTCCTCGACAGGGCCGAAGCCCTCGCCGGGTCCGTCGGGCGGGGCCTCGAACGGGGGCTCGAACGGCGTTTCCACCGCGCCGCCTGCCAGTGGCGCGCCAGTGACGCTGCGGGTGCTGGCGGGCAGCGAGCTGCAGGACATGGCGCCGATCCTGGACGATGCGCGCAAGGCGACCGGGGTGAGTGTGCAGTTCACCTACACCGGCACGCTGGACGGCGCCGACACGGTCACCTCGGGCAAGGCGGACGGCGCGTACGACGCGCTCTGGTTCCCCTCCAACCGCTATCTGCGCCTGGATCCGGCGGGGGCGGGCAAGTTGCTCTCGGAGACGCCGGTGATGGTCTCGCCGGTGGCGATCGGGGTGCGCTCCTCGCAACTGGCCGCGCTGGGCTGGGATCCCGCCAAGGTGACCTGGTCGCAGATCGGCCAGGCGGTGGCGGCGCAGAAGTTGACGTTCGGGATGTCGGATCCGTCGCGCTCCAACTCGGGCCTGTCGGCGCTGGTGGGGGTGGCGTCGGCGTTCTCGGGGGCGCAGTCGGCGCTGACCCAGGACGACGTGGCGAAGGCCTCGCCGGCGCTGCGGCAGTTCTTCACCGGCCAGAAGCTGACGTCGAGTTCCTCGGGTTTTCTGGCGCAGGCCTACCAGCGTTCGGCGCAGGGCGGTTCGGGGGTGCAGGTGGGCGCGCTGGTGAACTACGAGTCGGTGCTGCTGTCGCTGAACCGGACGCTGCCGGCGGCCGCCCAGTTGACGGTGATCAGGCCGCTGGACGGCGTGGTGTCGGCCGACTACCCGCTGACGCTGCTGAGTTCGGCCAAGGGCCCGGCGCAGGACGGTTTCCAGCGGTTGGCCGCGTATCTGCTCCGTCCCGAGGTGCAGCGCAAGATCTCGGACGTGACCGCGCGGCGCCCGGTGGTGGCGGGGGTCCCGCTGGGTGCGGGGCTGCCGAGTGACGTCCGCCCGGAGCTGCCGTTCCCGGGCAGCCGGGTGGTGGCCGACGCGTTGCTGTCGGCGTACCAGAACCAGCTGCGGCGCCCGTCGCGGACGGTCTACGTGCTGGACACCTCGGGGTCGATGGCCGGTCAGCGGCTGAGTTCGCTGCAGGCGGCGCTGATCCGGCTGACCGGGTCGGACGACTCGGGGTCGGTGGTGCGCTTCCGCGACCGGGAGGAGGTCACGCTGATCTCGTTCGCGGACTCGGTGAAGTGGGAGCATACGCACGCGGTGCCGGATCAGGCACCGGACGCGGCGCTGGCGGCGATCCGCTCGGATGTGCAGAGTCTGAGCGCCGGGGGTGGCACCGCGATCTACAGCACCCTGGAGGAGGCGTACAAGGTGGTGGCGCAGCAGCAGGCCGCCGCGCAGGACGACCGCTTCACGTCGATCGTGCTGATGACGGACGGGGAGAGCAACGAGGGGGCCTCGGCGGCGGACTTCGCGGCGTTCTACAAGGCGCTGCCGGCCTCGGGGCAGGCGGTGCCGGTCTTCCCGATCCTCTTCGGCGAGGGCGCCAAGCAGCAGTTGCAGGGCATCGCGGACACCACGGGGGGCCAGCTCTTCGACGGGGCGACGGGTGACCTGAGCAGTGTGTTCGAGGAGATCCGTGGCTACCAGTAG
- a CDS encoding aldehyde dehydrogenase family protein, with product MSYFSELALQYIDGQWRPGSGSWDVVDINPYNGEKLAAITVATVAEVDQAYRAAERAQKPWAQLNPYTRRLVFERALRVIEEREQEITELIVAELGGTHLKAGFELSLSKDMLRECLQLSLRAEGRILPSPVDGKENRLYRLPVGVVGVISPFNFPLFLSLKAVAPALALGNAVVLKPHQDAPIAGGTLIAKIFEEAGLPPGLLNVLVTDIAEIGDALIEHPVPKVIAFTGSDKVGRHVATVAASHFKRSILELGGNSALIVLDDADLDYAVDAAVFSRFAHQGQVCMAANRVLVDRSVLADFTERFVRKISSLKVGDPSDPRTQIGPLINTTQADSITAQVDQAVADGATVLLRGTTVGTLMEPVVLTDVRSDAPILQRELFGPVVLVVPFDGEEEAVALANDTPFGLSGAVHTADVERGVRIAQRIETGMIHVNDGTIHDEAIVPFGGEKNSGLGRLNGESTVDAFTTLKWISIQHGRSRFPF from the coding sequence GTGTCCTATTTTTCAGAACTCGCGCTGCAGTACATCGACGGCCAGTGGCGTCCGGGCAGCGGTTCCTGGGACGTAGTCGACATCAACCCCTACAACGGTGAGAAGCTCGCGGCGATCACCGTCGCGACCGTCGCCGAGGTCGACCAGGCCTACCGGGCGGCCGAGCGCGCGCAGAAGCCCTGGGCGCAGCTCAACCCGTACACCCGCCGGCTGGTCTTCGAGCGCGCGCTGCGGGTGATCGAGGAGCGCGAGCAGGAGATCACCGAGCTCATCGTCGCCGAACTGGGCGGCACCCACCTCAAGGCCGGCTTCGAACTCTCGCTCTCCAAGGACATGCTGCGCGAGTGCCTGCAGCTGTCGCTGCGCGCCGAGGGCCGGATCCTGCCCTCGCCGGTGGACGGCAAGGAGAACCGCCTCTACCGCCTGCCGGTCGGCGTGGTCGGCGTGATCAGCCCCTTCAACTTCCCGCTCTTCCTGTCACTGAAGGCGGTCGCACCCGCCCTGGCGCTGGGCAACGCCGTGGTCCTCAAGCCGCACCAGGACGCCCCGATCGCCGGCGGCACGCTGATCGCCAAGATCTTCGAGGAGGCCGGCCTGCCGCCGGGCCTGCTCAATGTGCTGGTCACCGACATCGCCGAGATCGGCGACGCGCTGATCGAGCACCCCGTCCCCAAGGTGATCGCCTTCACCGGTTCGGACAAGGTCGGCCGGCACGTGGCGACCGTGGCCGCCTCGCACTTCAAGCGCTCGATCCTCGAACTGGGCGGCAACAGCGCGCTGATCGTGCTGGACGACGCCGACCTCGACTACGCGGTCGACGCCGCGGTCTTCAGCCGCTTCGCCCACCAGGGCCAGGTCTGCATGGCCGCCAACCGGGTCCTGGTGGACCGCAGCGTGCTCGCGGACTTCACCGAGCGCTTCGTCCGCAAGATCAGCTCGCTCAAGGTCGGCGACCCCAGCGACCCGCGGACCCAGATCGGCCCGCTGATCAACACCACCCAGGCCGACTCGATCACCGCCCAGGTCGACCAGGCCGTCGCGGACGGCGCGACCGTGCTGCTGCGCGGGACCACCGTGGGCACCCTGATGGAGCCCGTGGTGCTGACCGACGTACGCAGCGACGCGCCGATCCTGCAGCGCGAACTCTTCGGCCCGGTCGTCCTGGTGGTCCCCTTCGACGGGGAGGAGGAGGCGGTGGCGCTCGCCAACGACACCCCGTTCGGCCTCAGCGGCGCCGTGCACACCGCCGACGTCGAGCGTGGCGTGCGGATCGCGCAGCGGATCGAGACCGGCATGATCCACGTCAACGACGGGACCATCCACGACGAGGCGATCGTGCCCTTCGGTGGCGAGAAGAACTCCGGGCTCGGCCGACTCAACGGCGAGTCCACGGTGGACGCCTTCACCACGCTGAAGTGGATCTCCATCCAGCACGGGCGCAGCCGCTTCCCGTTCTGA
- a CDS encoding helix-turn-helix transcriptional regulator translates to MSVVQTGSGATVRRLLGSQLRRLREAVGVSREDAGYEIRASESKIGRMEAGRVSFKDRDVADLLTLYGVRDEAERAAVLGLVREANATPWWHGYGDVVPGWFQTYLGFEEAACTLGSYEVQHVPGLLQTEDYARAVVRLGFNSAPQQEIERRVEVRMRRQRRLLEGGGLQLLAIVDEVALRRPCGGPQVMHGQLTRLLELAQQSNVVLQVMPLGFDGLSAESGAFSVLSFPEPGLADVVYLEQFTTALYLDRPREVAEYVATLERLRVDSLSPEESWELLDGLLQEA, encoded by the coding sequence ATGAGTGTGGTGCAGACGGGGAGCGGTGCAACGGTGCGTCGGCTGCTGGGGTCCCAGCTGCGTCGGCTGCGCGAGGCGGTGGGGGTCTCCCGGGAGGACGCGGGGTACGAGATCCGGGCCTCGGAGTCGAAGATCGGGCGGATGGAGGCGGGCCGGGTCAGCTTCAAGGACCGTGACGTGGCCGACCTGCTGACCCTGTACGGCGTGCGGGACGAGGCCGAGCGGGCGGCGGTGCTGGGGCTGGTGCGGGAGGCCAACGCCACCCCCTGGTGGCATGGTTACGGCGATGTGGTGCCGGGCTGGTTCCAGACCTACCTGGGTTTCGAGGAAGCCGCCTGCACGCTCGGCTCCTACGAGGTGCAGCACGTCCCGGGCCTGCTGCAGACCGAGGACTACGCGCGCGCCGTGGTCCGGCTCGGCTTCAACTCCGCACCGCAGCAGGAGATCGAGCGCCGGGTCGAGGTGCGGATGCGCCGCCAGCGGCGGCTGCTCGAGGGCGGCGGGCTGCAACTGCTGGCCATCGTGGACGAGGTGGCGCTGCGCCGGCCGTGCGGCGGACCGCAGGTGATGCACGGCCAGTTGACCCGGCTCCTCGAGCTGGCGCAGCAGTCCAATGTGGTGCTGCAGGTGATGCCGCTGGGCTTCGACGGGCTGTCGGCCGAGAGTGGTGCCTTCTCGGTGCTGAGCTTCCCCGAGCCGGGCCTGGCGGACGTCGTCTACCTGGAGCAGTTCACCACGGCGCTCTACCTGGACCGGCCCCGCGAGGTCGCCGAGTACGTCGCCACGTTGGAGCGGCTGCGGGTCGACAGCCTGTCCCCGGAGGAAAGCTGGGAGCTTCTCGATGGTTTGCTCCAAGAAGCCTGA
- a CDS encoding glutamate synthase subunit beta, with amino-acid sequence MADPKGFLTTPKQLAERRPVDVRLRDWNEVYVERSLLPIITKQAGRCMDCGIPFCHNGCPLGNLIPEWNDLSYREDWTGAIERLHATNNFPEFTGRLCPAPCESACVLGINQDAVTIKNVEVTIIDKAWDNGGVTPQVPERLSGKTVAVVGSGPAGLAVAQQLTRAGHTVVVYERADRIGGLLRYGIPEFKMEKRHINRRIEQMRAEGTRFRTGVSVGEDITGQQLRERFDAVVVAAGATTARDLPVPGRELKGIHQAMEYLPLANKVQEGDFVEPPISAKGKHVIVIGGGDTGADCLGTALRQGAASVTQLEIMPRPADDRPTGQPWPTMPMVYKVTSAHEEGGDRVYSVNTTHFSGDADGNVAELHLVEVEFKDGRFQPIEGTERSIPAQLVTLAMGFTGTDTANGLVEQLGVELDARGNINRDGVFATNVPGVYVCGDAGRGQSLIVWAIAEGRSAAAAVDTYLGGKTALPSPIRPTDRPLVV; translated from the coding sequence ATGGCTGACCCCAAGGGCTTCCTGACGACCCCCAAGCAGCTGGCCGAGCGCCGGCCCGTCGACGTCCGACTGCGGGACTGGAACGAGGTCTACGTCGAGCGCAGCCTGCTGCCGATCATCACCAAGCAGGCCGGCCGCTGCATGGACTGCGGCATCCCGTTCTGCCACAACGGCTGCCCGCTGGGGAACCTGATCCCCGAGTGGAACGACCTCTCCTACCGGGAGGACTGGACCGGGGCGATCGAGCGGCTGCACGCGACCAACAACTTCCCGGAGTTCACCGGCCGCCTGTGCCCGGCTCCCTGCGAGTCGGCCTGCGTGCTGGGGATCAACCAGGACGCGGTGACCATCAAGAACGTCGAGGTCACCATCATCGACAAGGCCTGGGACAACGGCGGGGTCACCCCGCAGGTCCCGGAGCGGCTGTCGGGCAAGACGGTCGCCGTGGTCGGCTCCGGGCCGGCCGGGCTCGCGGTCGCCCAGCAGCTCACCCGGGCCGGGCACACCGTGGTGGTGTACGAGCGCGCCGACCGGATCGGCGGGCTGCTGCGCTACGGCATCCCCGAGTTCAAGATGGAGAAGCGCCACATCAACCGCCGCATCGAGCAGATGCGCGCGGAGGGCACCCGGTTCCGCACCGGGGTCAGCGTCGGCGAGGACATCACCGGCCAGCAGTTGCGCGAGCGCTTCGACGCCGTGGTGGTCGCCGCCGGTGCCACCACCGCCCGCGACCTGCCCGTCCCCGGACGGGAGTTGAAGGGCATCCACCAGGCGATGGAGTACCTCCCGCTGGCCAACAAGGTGCAGGAGGGCGACTTCGTCGAGCCGCCGATCAGCGCCAAGGGCAAGCACGTCATCGTGATCGGCGGCGGCGACACCGGCGCGGACTGCCTGGGCACCGCCCTGCGGCAGGGCGCGGCCTCGGTCACCCAGCTGGAGATCATGCCCCGCCCGGCCGACGACCGCCCGACCGGCCAGCCCTGGCCGACCATGCCGATGGTCTACAAGGTCACCTCCGCCCACGAGGAGGGCGGTGACCGCGTGTACAGCGTGAACACCACCCACTTCAGCGGCGACGCCGACGGCAACGTCGCCGAGCTCCACCTGGTGGAGGTCGAGTTCAAGGACGGCCGGTTCCAGCCGATCGAAGGCACCGAGCGTTCGATCCCGGCGCAGCTGGTCACCCTGGCGATGGGCTTCACCGGCACCGACACCGCCAACGGCCTGGTGGAGCAGCTCGGCGTCGAGCTCGACGCCCGCGGCAACATCAACCGCGACGGCGTTTTCGCGACCAACGTGCCGGGAGTGTACGTTTGTGGTGACGCCGGACGCGGCCAGTCCCTGATTGTCTGGGCCATCGCGGAAGGCCGTTCGGCCGCCGCGGCGGTCGATACCTACCTGGGCGGCAAGACCGCGCTGCCCTCCCCGATCCGTCCGACCGACCGCCCCCTGGTGGTCTGA